In Thunnus thynnus chromosome 4, fThuThy2.1, whole genome shotgun sequence, the DNA window cttactggctaaaaaaaaagcacagtgaTTGGTTTGGTTGAGTAAGTGAGTTATTTTTGTCaacatctttgttgttttttttgtcaaaatgaaGTTGAATAAATCTCTAGAAAGCCCTGTGTTGTATGCTTGACTTTGTTCACATAATATTGGTCCATGATGTAATGGATACATGTGTGACTATGGAGTGAGTATGGATCCggttttaacaataataatttcaagtgtgtgtgtgtgtgtgtgtgtgtgtgtgtgtgtgtgtgtgtgtgtgtgtgtgtcatgggcTCCTCCCTCTGAAAATATCACTAGCGATAGCTGCGGGTACACATCATCAATTCCATTATCACTTCACTATCTTTTGTCCCACTTGAACAAGTATGTCAGCTTTTCATCCACACCCCACTGGACTTTTGCCATTACGCAAATAACGAACGTATGCTTTAACAACGGGCGTGGCTTCCTGATGCATTTTTTTGCTGCTTCCGTGCAGCTCAATGCGGAAGACAAACACTGGGAGCTCTAAATTCCTGAGAAACTCACCCAGAGCGGGGACAAGTTCCAAAGGTAAGCTTGGGAAATCTGGTCATTGACAAACAGTGATTGTAAACAGAGTTCATGGCGCATAAATAACCTCAAATACgacaaaaacactgtttataCCGGTTTGCTTAACGTCATATCATGTAATGTAGTTAAATCATGGAAGTGCTGCAAAAATGAACTTGAACATCAGGACATAATTTGGACATTATGACATGTGACATGTTATATCATGTGATAAGTGTGTATTGTgtcttaaaatgatttaaaatactGACAAGAGGTATATTTAGTTATTCaagtattttgttgtgttataTTTAGTTGTTATAAAGTTATAAAGTAACCTCGTGGCCTACAATAGATCTATATTCAGTTGCCAGTTTAGGCATATATAGATAAACCCGTGCAGGCCTGTAAAACAGCCTTACAATTAATCAATCCTCATGAAGGCTTTAATATTCATTTGTtgttaaaactgtttcaatgtcATGTtagaggctgtagtttgtgatACAGTTAAATTGCATTGTGTTGTACTGCATACTGAGAGGTGCTCGTGACATTTAGTCTACCATTATTTATGTAACTGAGGAtgacaaaatatcagaaacacatacaaatcGGTCTCAACAGGAACTATTATAACCTTCATGTAAGTAGGATTTAGTGCAGGGTTGTTGTTTTAGACTGAATCAACTGGCTACTGAGTGTAAATCTATCTGACAACAATAAAATCCCAATTTACTGCCACTTTAAAACTCTGAATTCTGAATCATGTGACCCAGGAAACAAAGGATCAGGTGCATTGCAGCCTCCGGGTTTGATGTCTGTCTGACAACATCCACTCTTGCCAACTGCTGAAATTACAAAATCGGTTGTAACATTTTCAGGCAGTAAAAATACAGAGTGTCTGAGAATAGGTCTTATATCTCAATTTTTAAGAAACTGAACTATGCTGAagcaattagtcaattaatagACCAGCCAATCTACATGAAATTAGTTGTCcacagttgttttattttctcaaatgtgagcatTTTCTGCTTCTATGTTTTGAATGGCTTGTTTGagcaaaacaagcagtttggGGAAGTCTTTAGGCCTCCTGAAATCGTgatatgcatttttttgttcttttttttcacattttttacttttattctttttaaactttttttcatcTGTATACAATTATAATGTTGGAAACTGGTCTAACCAGTTTGGTTTAACGAGCAGATATAACCAAATATTGGCACAAAAACCAAAGATCTCAGATCAGAACTCCATTTTTCAGGGTTTGGACAAAACCTGTGGTGACTTGTTTGATTCAGTTTGAATAAAGAGCTGCATGTAGAATGATATGATAAGATGCAGTGTAGTTACACCCTTAATAaaaactatattatattatataattatataataatgtcATGTGAATTCActtcatgaaatattcaaagtCCATTTACATGGCCTTTCTCACTGTTTCTCCAGGATTTTGTGTGACACCTGAAGTCAAAACACATAACCATGTGGCCAAATCAAGGTACGATAGCATACATAACAAATATATACTTACAATATTTTATGACTTGGCTTAGGCCTGCTttataatgtgtatttttgaagAATATGGCGGatatctgtgcatgtgtgtatgtattagGTCCTCCCCCTCCAATGGGACCACCAAACCCAGCCTACCCTCCTGGATACAACCCCGCATGTCCTGCTGTCCCTCCACCAGGAGTCTTCCCCAATCCTCCACCTCCAGCGTTCCCACCTGGCCAATTCCCACCTGCTATGAATCCAGCCATGCCACCACATGCACCTCCAGGGGCGATGCCCTATGGAGCTCCAGGGCTTCATCCTTATCCTATGGCTCCTGGTGGATATCCAGTAGTCCCCCCTTCAGGTGTTCACCCAGGTCCATACCCACACTCCCCAAAAGGGGGTCACCATAAAGGCCACCACAAAGGTCATCATCATGGAGGGATGAATCCCATGGCTGCAGCGTTAGGCGGGGGAGTAGCAGGAATGGGAATGGGGCTGGTCGGACATAAAGCCCacaaaaagatgaagaagaagatgaagaagacaCATAAGCACCACAAACACGGCCACAAGGTGAGATTGGGCTTAAAGGTTAAAGAGTTTAAAATGGCATCCCCTGCAGGTGAAATATTAATGCCAAACTAGATCAAAAGATTAAACTTGAACCTGCACACAGGCCTCTAACTTTATTTCAGTCAGCTCTGTGAACACAGTAATCATCGTTGTTTACATGCTACTGGAAGAGGGATACAGCTTATTATCATTACGATTAATTTTATTGCCATAAAACCAAATGATAACTAGTTACTAGATTGCATTATGAGGCATGATGATGGCTTGCATTAGCACAGACAAAACACTAGATTATAAATCAAACATACTGTACGGAGAATAAAGTCACATCTCTTTCTACACCCTGTATGTTAGATAtagtgctgcaactaaagattatttaattattgattaatctgacaaaTAATTTGTCAATTAAccatttggtcaataaaatattagatattttaattgtgtaaatgcccatcacaagttccaaggtgacatcttcaaaatgCTTGTTATTTTCTAAACCCCAAAATTTTCACTTTACTATCATAtaagacagagaagagaaaagcgGGAAGCCTTCACAATTTTAAGAGGTTGAAACCAACAgattttttgcaatttttctttaaaaaattacttaaacaagtaattgatttgttgaaattgtattttttctgtcaattaccTAATATAAATGCTTCAACTCTACTTGAATATCTCTGCGTTGATTTACagaaggaaacaggaaaaaaagcaacatgaaaTGACTTCaaattttagttatttattaataattagtCATAGTCAACTTAGTCAATTTCATAGGAAATTGGTCATGTCAAACCTTGGTTGATTAGTTCACCAGATAGACAGCGTTAGCACAACATTAGCAACAATATGTAGCTCTGCTGCTACAAATATCCGCCCTGTAAATTAATTCCTTGGAAACATGATGTGGCTTTTGCTTTGTCAGTTATCATTTGACTATCTTACATAAATCTTCCATGTGGGTGTGAATAGGTTCAGTTAAGACTGGTGCTTTCGGGAGTTTAACACACAGGGGGGGTTAATTTTCCAACTTACATGGTTGCTTTGAATAGTTCAGTGACTGCTCAGTTTTGTCAGATAATCAGTTATTGTGTTGACTTTAAATTTATTCCAAAACATGCTGTGTATTAATGGTTATGAGGAGGTTAAGAGACAGTGTGAACGAATGTTTAACTCATCTTAAGACACCCCGTTAAAAATCAATAGGCTTTGCATTCCACAGATTCAGATGAGCTCCATGTGATCTGGTTCTGATTAATGGAAGTGAGGTATTGGATCTGTTTCAGGGCTAGACTAGCTTCAAACAACTGAATGTGGCTGAGTCTGAATGGTGTTAATTACCTGAGTGGGAATGGTTGAAAACCTACCTTTTCAAACTACCCCATGCTAGCACTTCCTTACATCTCAATTctttaaaattgaataaataaacaaccaCTAAGCACTTGCACTCTTTCACACTGCGAACAGGCTGTGACTTGTTTATTTTAGGGAGGGATGCATTTCGAGTTTTTGATGACATCTAGCTGTTGTTCCTAAGACTTTTAGATACGCTTCTTATAAGTCAACAATGGACTAAATTGTCTGTCagatgaatgtaatgtaatggaGTTGATCCAGTGCAGAGGAAGAGTTGTTTTTATGGCACAGGAAAACATACAGCACATTCAgtttaaaacaggaaacaactACACACCAAACTGAGATTAAACAGTACAATATACTGTCATAATACATCATTACTTCAACATCTCTTTTGTTGACCAGATGAAACTGAAAATCCATGATCAATGACGATCCATAGCAATGGATTTGCAGTAACTTGGCCTTGAAAATAACTGATGATATTCCTTCCACTTGACTGTGttatgactcatttaaagtgtattaaaatagtaaaacataTATAATCTTTCTGTTCTTCTCCACAgtcttccagcagcagcagcagcagcagcagcagtgacagtgaCTGAGGCCACCAGTCCACAACTCAGCTGTTACAGAAAGGCTGCTTTACCAAAGGGCAACCTGACTATTAActacaaacatataaaattaaTTGCTAACACTTATATAGGATTTCTGTAATAATACAGTACTGCATTATATCCTAATTGGGCTTTGTATAATACTAGAAATGCATACACAGGCTATTGCTGtaaacatattcacacactACTGTTACTAGGCTCTACTGTTATTCCACCATGTGGGCGTAGATTTGGGTATGGACAGTAGGGACACGTACCTACCAATATCAAAGTGTTGCTAGATTGTCCCTACTGATATTTTTACAGATCTCAAACAATCTAGCTGCTTTAATCCatgtaatgtttatgttaagatctctgcagagttgccaggtttgtgtgttttctacaAAAAACTGCGCTATTATGATAAAGGTtgaaagagcaggatatggggGATACTCGACCTGGTGATCTGGCAACCCTCTACTTCAAGCTGTACGCATTGTTGACTGGCAGCAGCCCGGCAACAGTAGCAGTAGTGGAGTCGGTGAGGTGGAGAATCTGAAGCggttagtatttatagtttaaacatCACATGGTCACAGACTTGAAAACGACTTCACTGGGCAAAACTAAGATAATGTGaatccacaaactgaaagaggGACAGAATCTCAGTTGAGGTTTGAAAACCTTACAGCAGCAagttacagagcagcacatcACCTACACGTTtctctacatttattttatgtaatatttcTCATGACAGTCTATGatctgttatttttaaatattaatcttGGTCTCTGATTTATAGTTAAGTAgtctatcaataaaataaaatgtaaaaatcagaaaaaatcATGATCACAAGGCAAGTCAGCAAATGAATATTTAGTAAAGTAAACGTTATGCAGTCAGGCTCttgtggtgtgtatgtgtgtgtgtacatgtgcctgtgaaagagaaaagagtgatagagagcaagtgcacatacacgattaatgaaaaaaatatccctaccaaagttaaaaccaaactaCGCCCTTTTTGGTTTGTAGTGTCTAtgtcaaatgtgaaatattagtTTTAGGAGGTACAGTGAAGACTTTTCTTAATGCTTGACTCTGGATGTTTGAGAAAATCTATAagagaaaatatgtaaaaatctATAATTTTTCATTCTGTcctgaaagttttttttatttttattttttattttccttgaaAGATTAACTATAGAgaataaaacatatattgtGTTTCTCTATTTGGGtctattgatttttatttattcaaatattgTGTTCACTACTGTATGAGATGACTGCAGGAAAGCTATATCTGTATTACTTTGTAACTGCACTAATTTTAATCATATATGCCAGGCATACAATCAAGCCTCCTCAATAAATAGATCTGAATGAAAAACgtaaaaatgtgtgttataCCTAAAATGGTGCAATATATTTTGCATCCACTAATGGCCATATATGATAAGTATTTCAGAATGAGAagcatctttattggccaagtatatTTAagcatacaaggaatttgactcctGTTTAGTGACTTTCAATGtacttacacagaataacaacacagcaatctacagaaatacacacaagcaATGACATACACAGGTGAAACTCTTCCtctgaactgtaaacaggatacaaatagtgcaaagaagtgaagagtgcacagagtgctgagataaatgttaaatggttaaaaaacaaagagctttatatacatatagtaggtggttatgtacagtatataaagccAAGATTCATTGAAGTTTATAAATATCAATAGCTTAGAGTCAACATATTAGGAAACATCATACACTTCTTTCtataatatagaatataattctttctataaaataataatttcaattttataaTCAGTGTTTAAACACGGGTAATACATGCCATCAGTTATTTCCAACAACAGACTTTTTCTAATGTGACGTTTTATTCAATGCAACAGTGTTtctatacaatatataaaaataaaataactgttaTTTTGTAAATGATAGCTTTAATTTAATAAGTAATAATGTCCCTCAAATGTGCCACTTTAACTTATTGTAGACGTGATTTTGGGGCATCTTTGGGTCAAACTTGTGAGACAAACTCAGGATGTATGTGGAGTATGTGTGGTTTTTTCCAACCCGCATTCTGTGAAGACCCGCCCCTAAtctacctctgattggctctgtcTGTGATATTCTTACACTAAACCAATCATCTCACTCCTCCTTCCTTAGCCTAACCAATGAAGgtaacgagtactagccaatcagaagcagagtagggcgggtcttcgtGGAATGCGggtgcaggaaaaaaaaatatggcgGGGGGGATCGCGTTGGGTGAAAGGGGAAAGTTCAGAGGTTATAattgtgttgtctttgtgtAAAGGAGTGGAGCTCGATTTCACATCACTCTTCCCTCTTCCCCGAGTCCTTTCTAAACTCTCCCCCGGGTCTCTACCCTCCCGAACCTCTCCCCTTCTACCCTTACAACCCCAACCCTTCCCCCGATCACCTTCCAGCGCACGAATCAGGTGAGTTTTATGTTGGTGTTTGgcgtttttttatatttgttgttatGATCAGAAGTAGCGGAAAGAAATCGCGCCCAGCGTGCTAACAGGCCGCATGATGATGAGCACGCAGTCTGCTAGCTTAGCTAACCAAGGGGAACTTTAATTTTGAACGTGGAGTTAAAACACTACTGCCTGTTGTTTGGTGCGCATACATATAAAAAGGAGACCTAACTATCGGTGCCACATAAGCTGCCGACATTTAGCCAAAAAATCACAACGTTGAATAACTAAGCCAGTAGCTAGCTGTGCTAAGTAGCGCACGCATGCTCCATTCATTTCCCAGCACGGTGGGCAACCAacatgctaaatgctaacacactTACAACTAGCGTTAATAGTTCATTTAGACTTACTTTAAACTAAACAACGCAAGCGAAATAAGCAAGTTCATATCTGCCTTTCATGTGGAGTAGACCTATATATTCATTTTGTGATAAATTTGTCTGACTGCGATAACAAGAGGTTAATTGTACGCACATTTGTTGATAAACTTGAGTCAGATACTGATGAAAGCATCGTTAGCCGTCAAGCTAAACAAGGTTGGCCATATGATTTCCAGATCGCAATGAAATGGATTTAACGTTAATTTACTTGTTTGGAGTGGGATAACTTGCTGTCTGATGTTGTAAGATAGATCCTACAAACTAGCAGCTTGTAGTTTCCACAGAGAAAGTAAGAACTAAACCCTTTTTCTGATTCATTTTAATAACCGTCAGGGTTTTACTGTCATACCGGCATAAGCTGTAACATAGATGTATCctatttatttagaaaatgttCATCTTTATTCTCGAGGGCACGTTtgtcaaacataaaataaatcataattgACGTATGTTTGCCAATATATCATCCAACGTTACACATTTAGCCAAAACACATGACATGGTGAGGTGTtctatattttatgtaattGGTAAGTTAGTTCATTGCTTAGCAAACCGGGCACTTTGTGTAATGGTAGCATTTAAATCTGACCATATGTTTGTAGGAAGAATATTTTGAGAGTATTTGCTCTTGTGGAAGAATTTGATTTAGGCAAATGATGAAAACCCCAAACgtgatgtgagtgtttgtgttatctgtgtgtgtttttatttttacatttagtaAGTTACAATTTACATTATCTTCATTGGTATATCATTTCGTTTGTTTGTCTGTACCTGTTAGATCCATCTCGGTGACCAAAGACCCCAGTTCTATACGGACGACTACGTTTCAGTTGCAGTTATGGACTCCGGTGTGATTGAAGGAGGGCTCAATGTCACCCTTACCATTAGGCTGCTCATGCATGGCAAGGTGAGGTCACCCATCGGCACTCTTTATAGTGTATGgtgttatttattgttatgaCGTCCCTGAGGGATGCATAAAGGGCAGGGACTTTGATGTGATGAGTAAGGGTATTGACATGGTGATGGGATCCTGTTTCTCAACGCAAAGTGGAAAAGTGTTTGTCCATGTGTGTCTGCTATATAATAGGTTGTGTTTTTCCACATCTCTAAAtgtggccctgtttacacctggcattaaaatgcgtcttgggtgatctgatcacaagtggacagctgtaagtgcatgtgtgtgaatgcatccAGGATGCATTGAGATCCGATTGCTCAGACCACTTTTGGAGCTGGTCTGGGACGTATATGGCCACATTCTTTAAAGGGGACTTAACATGCTTTTCCTTTATTTCAGTCATATAtacaatgttacaatgtcggatgttcatacTGAACGTGGctaaagtgtcaaataatgaggtaaacatatgtagaagtaatccctgtgagcaaaagcACCGTCTTCAGAATGCTTtgaacgctcggtttccaaAGTTTTTTTCTACTCTCAGCCCAAGCCGACATCGACTCATGACAGATTCTtttatggtcatctgctccactgccattatggcatttttccattgttttgggggtagtcacgccgAGCCATGACTCAAGTCGAGCTAgcacactgtgagtgtttttccattgcacagcagggcaaagtaaaataagcagtttaactgttggagccatgctggttgtctgcagctcttcatcagacatcatcatcactgtggctgtttctgcttgcactattcctccctgcattatttctgattgatctgctgaacaaatggCTCCAAATGTGTCCatatgttgttgctgttgcttcttttttttttagtgccgTTAACGAAGCTCTGTTAAGTCGGTGAGGGacacgtttcatttcctgtaaattcttcacaatataagtctcccattatttagtcattcaAAAGCTTTTAacatgaagcagtaaagcaggaaatattgGGTTTGTATCGGTGGTAACTTAACATactctgatacggctgcccTCAGTaggcttccagaaagctggccaatcagaacagtgggCTCATTTGGAGGGGGGGCCTTAaaaagacaggagctaagactgcctgttaagagacagaggctgaactgagggggtGCATAAAAAACCAGTGTAAGATAAATGAATTTTATGAACTGTCAGTCATGCAAAGCTGCTTTAGTGGAGTCTCACaataaaatatagagctggaaatgagcataataggtcccctttaagcaCTGTATATGCAAATATGTCCAGGGCCAAACTTTGGATAGACTCAGCAGCCAacgtttcttcttc includes these proteins:
- the prr13 gene encoding proline rich 13; translation: MWPNQGPPPPMGPPNPAYPPGYNPACPAVPPPGVFPNPPPPAFPPGQFPPAMNPAMPPHAPPGAMPYGAPGLHPYPMAPGGYPVVPPSGVHPGPYPHSPKGGHHKGHHKGHHHGGMNPMAAALGGGVAGMGMGLVGHKAHKKMKKKMKKTHKHHKHGHKSSSSSSSSSSSDSD